One window of Paenibacillus sp. FSL K6-3182 genomic DNA carries:
- a CDS encoding response regulator translates to MPRIVIVDDESIFRKGLRKMIIELDPEWEVVGEARDGYEALQLVEELEPEAILTDIRMPRMDGIQLQQMMKERFPHVLCVVISGFDDFVYIQQSMRQGAKDYMMKPIEREELDKVLKMLKEKVQLSQAIPVSNPHRDEHRIRQHVSEHLLTGLLKGSVNEADLELLRTIGIDFHQPFFTCMVVKLDKNSIGSERYNQADPSLFQLYIQQLVQEVLSRRTNGFCFIMSETEVAALLNIEDSDLAMAAVREIGETIRRQITSLSNMTVTIGIGQVAKGFKSISDAYNEAEIALLHRLIVGGDKVLVYGDLGTDDRFKGELKTWSWEKLDLAMNEGKLEQVAAAAHAFVSELCLDAKTPETVHQQLCKLLIHYYEAAGRLRLTKQWLGMKDMKTVLFDICSISSREELMDACSQLLVRLALCIAESTAQPEHDPIEKSIRYIEQHYSKALTLKEVADSVYLNAAYFSTLFKKQTGKSFVERLTEIRIFEAKRQMVQTDNKIATIAEHTGFTNIRHFNRVFRNETGMSPKEYREDIHIKPNVMQN, encoded by the coding sequence ATGCCTAGAATCGTTATTGTAGATGATGAATCGATATTTCGAAAAGGCTTGCGCAAAATGATAATAGAACTCGACCCGGAATGGGAGGTCGTTGGTGAAGCGCGGGATGGTTATGAAGCATTGCAGCTGGTGGAGGAGCTTGAGCCAGAAGCTATTCTGACGGATATTCGGATGCCTCGCATGGATGGCATTCAATTGCAGCAGATGATGAAGGAGCGTTTTCCGCATGTGTTATGCGTCGTAATCAGCGGTTTTGATGATTTTGTCTATATTCAGCAATCGATGAGGCAAGGCGCGAAGGATTATATGATGAAGCCGATTGAGCGCGAAGAGCTGGATAAGGTGCTTAAAATGCTTAAAGAGAAAGTGCAGCTTAGCCAAGCGATTCCCGTCAGCAACCCCCATCGTGATGAGCACCGGATTAGGCAGCATGTCAGTGAACATCTGTTAACCGGCCTTCTGAAGGGCAGCGTAAATGAAGCAGATTTGGAGCTGCTTCGGACCATTGGGATTGACTTTCATCAACCTTTCTTCACATGCATGGTTGTGAAATTAGACAAAAATTCAATCGGCAGTGAGCGGTATAATCAAGCTGATCCTTCTTTGTTTCAATTATATATTCAACAGCTCGTGCAAGAAGTGCTGAGCAGGAGAACAAATGGCTTTTGTTTCATCATGTCGGAGACAGAAGTAGCGGCGCTGCTAAATATTGAGGACAGCGACCTAGCGATGGCTGCCGTGCGGGAAATAGGCGAGACGATTCGCAGACAAATTACAAGCTTATCGAATATGACGGTTACGATCGGCATAGGCCAGGTGGCAAAAGGCTTTAAATCGATATCCGATGCGTACAACGAAGCGGAAATTGCTTTGCTTCACAGGCTCATCGTTGGCGGAGATAAAGTGTTAGTCTACGGTGATTTAGGCACGGATGACCGTTTCAAAGGTGAGCTGAAAACATGGTCGTGGGAGAAGCTGGATCTGGCCATGAATGAGGGGAAGCTGGAACAGGTCGCGGCGGCAGCCCATGCTTTCGTAAGTGAGCTTTGCCTTGATGCCAAAACGCCGGAAACCGTGCATCAGCAGCTGTGCAAGCTGCTCATTCATTATTATGAAGCAGCAGGGCGGCTGCGGCTAACGAAGCAGTGGCTGGGTATGAAGGATATGAAAACCGTTCTTTTTGATATTTGCTCGATCTCTTCCAGAGAAGAGCTTATGGATGCATGCTCACAGCTGCTCGTTCGTTTAGCCTTATGTATCGCTGAGAGTACGGCGCAGCCTGAGCATGATCCCATTGAAAAATCGATTCGATATATTGAACAGCATTATTCCAAGGCGCTGACGCTTAAAGAGGTAGCCGATTCCGTCTATTTAAATGCAGCATATTTCAGCACCTTGTTCAAGAAGCAAACCGGGAAATCATTCGTTGAGCGGCTTACTGAGATTCGAATCTTTGAAGCGAAGCGGCAAATGGTTCAAACCGATAATAAAATTGCTACGATAGCTGAACACACGGGCTTCACGAATATCCGTCATTTTAACCGTGTGTTTCGCAATGAAACCGGTATGTCGCCAAAAGAATACCGTGAAGATATCCATATCAAGCCGAATGTTATGCAGAACTAG
- a CDS encoding Gfo/Idh/MocA family oxidoreductase gives MSKVRVAVIGCGSISKYRHIPEYAAHENVELVAFVDPIIERAEHYANLHGGKAFADFETMLAEIKPDAVSVCTPNALHASMSITAANAGAHVLVEKPMAVTDEEAEAMIEAAKKNGVHLMVGHNQRFMPPHVKAKQVLQSGILGKVLTFRTSFGHPGPDGWSIDGAESWFFRKPEAIMGAMGDLGVHKSDLIRWMLDDEVSEVAGFVGTLDKDTDVDDNASCLLRMKSGAIGTLVASWTYYKGEDNSTILWCENGVMKIGTHPDDQVIVELRNGTVEKHKVGAISTNDKQETSGVVNAFLESILTNTTPAVSGEDGRASLKVILCAFESQATGKFISVN, from the coding sequence ATGTCTAAAGTACGTGTAGCAGTTATAGGTTGCGGATCGATTTCGAAATACCGTCATATCCCGGAATATGCAGCTCATGAGAATGTTGAGCTTGTTGCATTCGTAGATCCAATTATCGAGCGCGCAGAACACTATGCAAATTTGCATGGCGGCAAAGCGTTTGCTGATTTCGAAACGATGCTTGCAGAAATCAAACCTGATGCAGTAAGCGTATGTACGCCAAATGCATTGCATGCTTCAATGTCAATTACTGCAGCTAATGCGGGCGCTCATGTTCTAGTTGAGAAACCAATGGCTGTAACAGATGAAGAAGCGGAAGCGATGATTGAAGCAGCTAAGAAAAACGGCGTTCACTTGATGGTTGGTCATAACCAACGCTTCATGCCGCCGCATGTTAAAGCGAAGCAAGTGTTGCAATCCGGCATTCTAGGCAAAGTACTTACATTCCGCACATCATTTGGTCACCCTGGTCCAGATGGCTGGAGCATCGATGGCGCAGAAAGCTGGTTCTTCCGTAAGCCAGAAGCTATTATGGGCGCAATGGGCGATCTTGGCGTTCATAAATCCGATCTTATTCGCTGGATGCTTGACGACGAAGTTTCAGAAGTAGCTGGATTTGTTGGCACGCTTGATAAGGATACCGATGTTGATGATAACGCATCATGCTTGCTTCGTATGAAGAGCGGTGCAATCGGCACGCTTGTAGCAAGCTGGACTTACTATAAGGGTGAGGACAACAGCACTATTTTGTGGTGCGAGAACGGCGTTATGAAAATCGGTACGCATCCTGACGATCAAGTAATCGTGGAGCTGCGCAACGGCACAGTTGAGAAGCATAAAGTAGGCGCAATCTCGACTAACGATAAGCAAGAGACAAGCGGCGTAGTCAATGCTTTCTTGGAAAGCATTCTTACGAACACAACACCTGCTGTAAGCGGTGAAGATGGCCGTGCTTCTTTGAAAGTTATCTTGTGTGCATTTGAGTCACAAGCAACAGGCAAATTCATTAGCGTAAACTAA
- the yicI gene encoding alpha-xylosidase, translated as MKFTDGNWLIRDEYKVLGAVQVHDFEQKDGKLTAYASPQPIYNRSNMLDTMLLTVHFHSPLPGIIGVKLVHHAGVRERGPVFELSSQTGDHVVIEENDERAVLTSGSLSVHIRKGAVWAVDFYRAGERITGSTQKSMAYIKEDNGNTFMREELDVGVGEWVYGLGERFTPFVRNGQVVDLWNKDGGTSSEQSYKNIPFYMTNKGYGVFVNHPELVSFEIASEKVKKVQFSVSGESLEYFIIDGPSMKDVLHKYTDLTGKPALPPAWTFGLWLTTSFTTNYDEATVNSFVDGMAERDLPLHVFHFDCFWMREFHWTDFKWDERVFPDPVGMLSRLKEKGLKICVWINPYIAQRSRLFEEGKQNGYLVKKPNGDVWQWDLWQPGMALVDFTNPAACEWYASYLRELVDMGVDSFKTDFGERIPTDVAYFDGSDPMKMHNYYTQLYNKVVFEVLEEKLGRNEAALFARSATAGGQKFPVHWGGDCYADYESMAESLRGGLSLGMSGFGFWSHDIGGFENTAPEHVFKRWLAFGLLSSHSRLHGSKSYRVPWAYDTEAVDVTRFFTKLKCRIMPYLFNTAVQATELGLPSMRAMVLEFPEDPTSEMLDRQYMLGDSILVAPIFNEQGHVTYYLPAGKWTHLLSGEIVEGGSWRKEKYDFFSLPLFVRPNSIIALGANEVKPDYDYADGVQFELHNLEDGKTAATAVRNTKGDTELTISATRQGEAITVQLEGSGKAFSLELKGLGPIRSVEGVKADVKDTVLHIAAGSKQLAFTIHI; from the coding sequence ATGAAATTTACAGACGGCAACTGGCTCATTCGTGATGAATACAAAGTATTAGGGGCTGTACAAGTCCATGATTTCGAGCAAAAGGATGGCAAACTAACTGCTTATGCTTCGCCACAACCTATCTATAATCGCTCTAATATGCTGGATACGATGTTATTAACGGTCCATTTTCATTCTCCGCTGCCAGGCATTATTGGCGTTAAGCTTGTGCATCATGCAGGTGTTCGGGAGCGTGGCCCAGTATTCGAGCTGTCCTCGCAAACTGGCGACCATGTTGTCATCGAAGAAAACGATGAGCGGGCTGTTCTAACTAGCGGCAGCCTTAGCGTTCATATCCGTAAAGGAGCCGTATGGGCGGTGGATTTCTATCGCGCGGGCGAGCGGATTACGGGAAGTACGCAAAAATCGATGGCCTACATTAAAGAAGACAACGGCAATACGTTTATGCGCGAAGAATTGGATGTTGGTGTTGGTGAGTGGGTATATGGCCTTGGCGAGCGCTTCACGCCTTTCGTAAGAAACGGACAAGTAGTAGATCTCTGGAACAAAGACGGGGGCACAAGCTCGGAGCAATCGTACAAAAATATTCCTTTCTACATGACCAATAAGGGATATGGTGTATTCGTCAATCATCCAGAGCTGGTATCATTCGAGATTGCTTCGGAAAAAGTGAAAAAGGTACAATTCAGTGTATCAGGAGAATCACTCGAATATTTCATTATCGATGGTCCGAGCATGAAGGATGTTCTTCATAAATATACAGATTTGACTGGCAAGCCAGCGCTGCCGCCGGCATGGACATTTGGATTATGGCTTACCACTTCATTTACGACTAACTATGATGAAGCAACAGTTAATTCATTCGTCGATGGCATGGCAGAACGTGATCTTCCATTGCATGTGTTCCACTTCGACTGTTTCTGGATGCGTGAGTTTCATTGGACGGATTTCAAATGGGATGAGCGGGTATTCCCAGACCCTGTCGGTATGCTGTCACGCCTTAAAGAAAAAGGGCTTAAAATTTGCGTATGGATCAATCCTTATATCGCTCAGCGTTCGCGTTTGTTCGAGGAAGGCAAACAAAATGGCTATTTGGTGAAAAAGCCAAACGGCGATGTGTGGCAATGGGATTTGTGGCAGCCAGGCATGGCGCTCGTTGATTTCACTAACCCAGCAGCATGCGAGTGGTACGCAAGTTATTTGCGTGAGCTGGTCGACATGGGTGTGGACAGCTTTAAAACCGACTTCGGTGAGCGTATTCCGACCGATGTCGCTTATTTTGACGGCTCCGATCCGATGAAAATGCACAATTACTATACTCAGCTTTATAACAAAGTCGTATTTGAAGTGCTGGAAGAGAAGCTTGGCCGAAACGAAGCCGCTTTGTTTGCCCGTTCAGCTACGGCAGGCGGCCAGAAATTCCCCGTACATTGGGGCGGTGACTGTTATGCGGACTATGAGTCCATGGCGGAGAGCTTGCGCGGCGGCTTGTCGCTCGGGATGTCGGGCTTTGGTTTCTGGAGCCACGATATTGGCGGATTCGAGAATACTGCGCCAGAGCATGTATTCAAACGTTGGTTAGCCTTTGGACTGCTGTCCAGCCATAGCCGCTTGCACGGAAGCAAATCGTATAGAGTGCCTTGGGCATACGATACGGAAGCGGTAGATGTTACTCGCTTCTTCACGAAGCTGAAATGCCGGATCATGCCTTACTTATTTAATACAGCTGTTCAAGCAACTGAGCTGGGCTTGCCTTCGATGCGTGCCATGGTGCTTGAGTTCCCAGAAGATCCGACCAGCGAAATGCTGGACCGCCAATACATGCTGGGCGACTCTATCCTGGTAGCTCCTATTTTCAACGAGCAGGGCCATGTCACTTATTATTTGCCAGCTGGAAAATGGACTCATCTGTTATCTGGAGAAATTGTAGAAGGAGGCTCATGGCGTAAAGAGAAATATGACTTCTTTAGCCTTCCACTATTCGTTCGCCCTAATTCCATTATTGCGCTTGGAGCGAATGAGGTTAAACCAGATTATGATTATGCGGATGGCGTCCAGTTTGAGCTTCATAATCTGGAAGACGGAAAAACAGCTGCAACGGCTGTGCGCAATACCAAAGGCGATACAGAATTGACGATCTCGGCAACACGCCAAGGCGAGGCGATCACTGTTCAATTAGAGGGCAGCGGCAAAGCATTCTCGTTGGAACTGAAAGGGCTAGGTCCAATTCGTTCAGTCGAAGGGGTAAAAGCTGATGTGAAGGATACAGTTCTGCACATTGCAGCTGGCTCGAAGCAGCTGGCGTTTACTATTCATATCTAA
- a CDS encoding ArsR family transcriptional regulator, with amino-acid sequence MNIEVNSRNIKFLECFASDTRVKIIELLNIKPMNIKEIAEALGISSAIVTKHIQKLEEASIITTESVPSTRGRQKVCHLTLDSATLQFRVKEQTIQNRYAVSIPIGQYSSYEVKPTCGLTSDTKIIGMVDDPRYFSDPEHVKACHLWFGSGYIEYRIPNYLVGKQSAKSISISLEICSEAPHYNENWPSDLSFYINDILLGVWTCPGDFGAVKGVYTPSWWDLGTQHGLLKQITIDSGGSFIDGIRMSDRTITDLDVGFGDDIRFRICAPETATHSGGLSMFGKQFGNYDQDIQVYVAY; translated from the coding sequence ATGAACATAGAGGTTAACAGCCGCAATATCAAATTTCTTGAATGCTTTGCATCGGACACAAGAGTGAAGATTATTGAATTATTAAATATTAAACCAATGAACATTAAAGAAATAGCTGAAGCGCTAGGCATTTCGTCAGCCATTGTGACTAAACATATTCAGAAGCTAGAAGAAGCATCCATTATTACGACAGAAAGTGTGCCCAGCACGAGAGGCCGCCAGAAGGTGTGCCATCTCACACTCGATTCTGCTACGCTGCAATTTCGTGTGAAGGAGCAAACCATTCAAAATAGGTATGCCGTATCCATTCCAATTGGTCAATATTCCTCTTATGAAGTAAAACCTACTTGCGGACTGACATCGGACACCAAAATTATCGGCATGGTGGATGACCCGCGCTACTTCTCCGATCCTGAGCATGTGAAGGCATGCCATCTGTGGTTCGGAAGCGGCTATATTGAATATCGCATTCCTAATTATTTAGTAGGAAAACAATCGGCAAAAAGCATTTCCATATCGCTTGAAATATGCTCGGAAGCACCGCATTACAACGAGAACTGGCCTTCCGATCTTTCCTTTTATATTAATGACATCTTGCTCGGAGTATGGACTTGTCCAGGAGACTTCGGTGCAGTAAAGGGTGTGTATACGCCTAGCTGGTGGGATTTGGGGACTCAGCATGGCTTGCTGAAACAAATAACCATCGACTCAGGTGGCTCCTTCATCGATGGCATTCGGATGTCTGATCGGACGATAACGGATCTTGATGTTGGCTTTGGCGACGACATCAGATTCCGTATATGTGCGCCGGAGACGGCAACCCACAGCGGAGGATTAAGCATGTTCGGCAAACAATTCGGAAATTATGATCAGGACATTCAAGTTTACGTCGCCTACTAG
- a CDS encoding AraC family transcriptional regulator → MDQTTRHALKEDRLHGDNMFPLAAYWIEHEEAGVPVLDCHWHAEAEFFYVLEGEVLFQVDTDYFIVKAGEAVFIDGGDIHAGHAQGDNACSFCAIVFDTHLLASASYDAVQERFISPLQDKKKTFPRHIQPKTEWEIALLQHLQCIMNVCQSQKPGHETAVKGHFYLMLHEIAAQSKFCNRSETSNADSTKIDRLKTAIIYMQNHFQRPIRIAEIADQIPMSEGQFCRFFKTMTRQTPIEYLNAYRIRQATELLLKPELKIAAVALDVGFDHISYFVKVFRKMMKCTPSQFRKKQLESSDRRP, encoded by the coding sequence ATGGATCAAACAACTAGGCACGCCTTAAAAGAAGACCGGCTGCATGGCGACAATATGTTCCCGCTTGCCGCCTACTGGATTGAACATGAAGAGGCTGGCGTCCCCGTTCTGGATTGTCATTGGCATGCTGAAGCGGAGTTTTTTTATGTACTTGAAGGTGAAGTGCTGTTCCAGGTTGATACCGATTATTTCATTGTAAAAGCAGGCGAAGCTGTTTTTATAGACGGTGGCGACATTCATGCTGGTCATGCACAAGGTGATAATGCCTGTTCTTTTTGCGCCATCGTGTTCGACACTCATTTGCTCGCCAGTGCCAGCTATGATGCCGTACAGGAACGATTTATTTCACCGCTTCAGGACAAGAAAAAGACGTTTCCTAGACATATTCAGCCAAAAACAGAATGGGAAATCGCGCTGCTTCAGCATTTGCAATGCATTATGAACGTATGCCAAAGTCAGAAGCCTGGTCATGAGACCGCGGTGAAGGGTCACTTTTATTTAATGCTTCATGAAATTGCCGCGCAAAGCAAATTTTGCAACAGAAGTGAAACAAGCAATGCCGACTCTACAAAAATTGACAGACTGAAGACCGCTATTATTTATATGCAAAATCATTTCCAGCGCCCTATACGGATCGCAGAAATTGCTGATCAAATTCCGATGAGCGAAGGTCAGTTTTGCCGCTTCTTCAAGACGATGACCAGACAAACGCCAATTGAGTATTTGAATGCTTATCGAATTAGACAAGCAACGGAGCTGCTTCTGAAGCCAGAGCTCAAAATAGCAGCTGTAGCGCTTGATGTAGGATTCGATCATATTAGTTATTTCGTCAAAGTTTTTCGCAAAATGATGAAATGCACGCCTTCCCAGTTTCGCAAAAAACAGCTTGAATCGTCGGATCGTCGTCCATAA
- a CDS encoding DUF1700 domain-containing protein, with product MTTRDRYMLELESMLKVIPEPQRKEWLYDYYLHFQQAVENGQTEEQAASELGDPRMIANEMLLGYRVNQAETNKGFGKLSKAVFATASLGLFNIIFVLGPYLALASVIVALWAAALGIGVGGIGIMAESLWNGTFTKPQALTIGLITSSITILLIIGLKALTTSFYKMTLKYLKFNTRIVKGNNK from the coding sequence ATGACGACAAGAGATCGATATATGTTGGAGCTTGAGAGCATGCTCAAAGTCATTCCAGAGCCGCAGCGGAAGGAATGGCTGTACGATTATTATCTTCATTTTCAGCAAGCGGTAGAGAATGGTCAAACCGAGGAGCAAGCAGCAAGCGAGCTGGGAGATCCAAGGATGATTGCGAACGAGATGCTGCTAGGATACCGAGTTAATCAGGCAGAGACGAACAAGGGCTTCGGAAAGCTCTCAAAAGCTGTATTTGCAACAGCAAGCCTTGGTTTATTCAATATTATATTCGTTCTAGGCCCCTATCTGGCTCTGGCGTCGGTCATTGTTGCTTTATGGGCGGCAGCTTTGGGTATTGGCGTAGGCGGTATCGGAATCATGGCAGAGAGCTTGTGGAACGGTACATTCACTAAGCCGCAGGCATTGACGATAGGCTTGATTACAAGCTCAATTACGATATTACTCATCATCGGCTTAAAGGCACTTACAACTTCCTTCTATAAAATGACCTTAAAATATTTGAAATTCAATACAAGAATTGTAAAGGGGAATAACAAATGA
- a CDS encoding sugar phosphate isomerase/epimerase, with amino-acid sequence MSRMNIGLQLYTLRDATAQDFEGTLRKVAAMGYEGVEFAGYGDIKAEDMRDLLQELNLKAIGSHVGLHLLEGNLDEEIAYLQTIGAKYAICPWLPVDARDTEAWRGHLVKFEEYGKRFREAGISFAYHNHEFEFEVEIDGQIVFDALYERIDPQYLQVEMDIGWVQYSGVDPLAYIAKYAGRLPLLHLKDFRAGEKGQQIDTVELGRGDLPLLPIIDAASKASVEWIIVEQDTCANPPIEAVAESMEWLKTNFLNK; translated from the coding sequence ATGTCACGAATGAATATTGGTTTGCAATTGTACACGTTAAGAGACGCTACCGCACAAGATTTTGAAGGCACGCTTCGCAAGGTTGCAGCAATGGGCTATGAGGGCGTAGAATTTGCAGGATACGGTGATATCAAAGCTGAAGACATGCGCGATCTGCTTCAAGAATTGAATCTGAAAGCAATCGGCAGCCACGTTGGCTTGCATCTGCTTGAAGGCAATCTTGATGAGGAAATTGCTTATCTTCAAACCATTGGAGCTAAATATGCCATTTGTCCTTGGTTGCCGGTAGATGCTCGTGATACAGAAGCATGGCGCGGACATCTCGTAAAATTTGAAGAGTATGGTAAGCGTTTCCGTGAAGCAGGCATTTCTTTTGCTTATCACAACCATGAATTTGAATTTGAAGTTGAAATCGACGGCCAAATCGTATTTGACGCATTGTATGAGCGGATTGATCCGCAATATCTACAAGTTGAAATGGATATCGGTTGGGTACAATACTCCGGTGTTGACCCGCTTGCTTACATTGCAAAATACGCAGGACGTCTGCCGCTTCTTCATTTGAAGGACTTCCGCGCTGGTGAGAAGGGCCAACAAATCGATACAGTAGAGCTTGGACGTGGCGATTTGCCGCTTCTTCCTATTATTGATGCTGCCTCGAAAGCATCTGTAGAATGGATTATTGTTGAGCAGGACACTTGTGCGAATCCTCCGATTGAAGCTGTTGCAGAAAGCATGGAATGGTTGAAAACAAATTTTTTGAACAAATAA
- a CDS encoding sensor histidine kinase, with protein sequence MKRVLSVIGWFKNQELARKLILINFILIVLPLSVMGYFAFTRFASTLEQKVGDYQLQTMKQLTLNLDTYMAELDRLTLMPYQYEQITAFLESKREQGQALSLEEIKQLNSFVSQVFLNGRIDIVGVSLFGESGASYVVLPESQYVTTYRLDENAQWLQNEKGGNGQSIFITTHNIHSTSGTVYPVFSIARELRSFDSGKKLGYIVIDVDPTVIHKMISQVTLGTKEALYIMDQDGGVVVGKNRTMPQEALGGLYKDKAPEGVTHAALNGERQLVSYVTSSITNWTTVGIVPVSELMKDSLIMRNSIILFGVICMGLAMLMSVFLAFRITEPLRGLIRLMRKVERGDLLVSFPVKQWDEVGHLGKAFNTMVSKLSELGYLLYETEIREKDAQIAALQSKINPHFLYNTLGSISMYAEVDGNQEVVKMTNNLSRLLRYSLSSQKEHVNLEDELGHVLGYMTIQKMRYEDRIDFRLDRDEASLTCTVIPLIIQPIVENAINHGIDQGVGNGRITLTCKIEENVLRIVIEDDGIGMTEEQLADIRRRLQHSKDLGGSSGNGLLNVHRRIVLHYGESYGLMLESMPYQGLKVTMTFPAVFEKPDQMKGDAHA encoded by the coding sequence ATGAAGCGGGTACTCTCGGTGATTGGGTGGTTCAAAAATCAGGAGCTGGCACGAAAGCTCATCCTCATAAACTTTATACTCATCGTGCTTCCACTCAGCGTTATGGGGTATTTCGCCTTCACTCGGTTTGCTTCGACGCTTGAGCAGAAGGTCGGCGACTATCAACTGCAGACCATGAAGCAGCTGACGCTAAATCTGGATACTTATATGGCAGAATTAGATCGTTTGACGCTTATGCCCTATCAATATGAGCAAATTACAGCTTTTCTAGAGAGCAAGCGAGAGCAGGGTCAGGCTTTATCACTGGAAGAGATTAAGCAATTAAACAGCTTTGTCTCCCAAGTATTTCTGAACGGCCGTATTGATATTGTAGGCGTCTCGTTATTTGGGGAAAGCGGTGCATCCTATGTTGTACTGCCGGAAAGCCAATATGTCACGACGTATCGATTAGATGAGAATGCGCAGTGGCTCCAAAACGAGAAGGGCGGCAACGGACAATCCATTTTTATTACAACCCACAATATTCATTCTACCAGCGGAACGGTATACCCCGTGTTCTCTATTGCAAGGGAGCTGCGCAGCTTTGATAGCGGGAAAAAGCTTGGTTATATCGTTATTGATGTAGATCCAACGGTTATTCATAAGATGATATCGCAGGTTACGCTCGGAACGAAGGAAGCTTTATATATTATGGATCAAGACGGTGGAGTCGTTGTCGGTAAAAATCGAACGATGCCGCAAGAGGCTTTGGGAGGCCTTTATAAGGATAAAGCGCCGGAAGGGGTTACACATGCTGCACTTAACGGAGAGCGGCAGCTCGTTTCTTACGTGACGTCATCGATCACCAATTGGACGACAGTTGGAATCGTTCCGGTGTCGGAGCTGATGAAGGACAGTTTAATTATGCGGAATTCTATTATTCTGTTTGGTGTCATCTGTATGGGCCTTGCTATGCTTATGTCGGTATTCCTTGCGTTTCGAATAACAGAGCCGCTGCGGGGTTTGATTAGGCTCATGCGCAAGGTGGAACGCGGCGATCTTCTCGTATCTTTTCCCGTCAAGCAATGGGATGAAGTTGGCCATTTGGGCAAAGCGTTCAATACGATGGTATCCAAGCTAAGCGAGCTTGGTTACTTGCTTTATGAGACAGAGATTCGCGAGAAGGATGCGCAGATTGCGGCTTTGCAAAGCAAAATCAATCCGCATTTTTTGTATAATACGCTTGGATCGATCAGTATGTATGCAGAAGTCGACGGCAATCAAGAGGTTGTCAAAATGACGAATAATTTAAGCAGGCTGCTGCGTTACAGCTTGAGCAGCCAGAAAGAACATGTCAACCTTGAGGATGAGCTGGGACATGTCTTGGGTTACATGACGATTCAAAAAATGCGCTATGAGGATCGGATCGATTTTCGATTAGACCGAGACGAAGCTTCTTTGACCTGTACGGTCATTCCCTTAATTATTCAACCGATTGTCGAGAACGCCATTAACCATGGCATCGATCAGGGTGTGGGCAATGGGCGAATTACATTAACCTGCAAAATTGAAGAAAACGTGCTGCGTATTGTCATTGAAGACGATGGCATTGGAATGACGGAGGAGCAGCTCGCGGATATTCGCCGTCGGCTGCAGCATTCGAAGGATTTAGGAGGCAGCTCCGGCAATGGATTATTAAATGTCCATCGCAGAATTGTTCTTCATTATGGTGAATCGTATGGTTTAATGCTGGAGAGCATGCCATATCAAGGCTTGAAAGTTACGATGACTTTTCCTGCTGTATTTGAGAAGCCTGATCAAATGAAAGGGGATGCTCATGCCTAG
- a CDS encoding PadR family transcriptional regulator — protein MNIQFKKGVLEICVLVLATRGDRYGYELAVKISEKFEVAVGSVYPLLSRLTQDGYFSTYLKESTEGPPRKYYQLTAEGWSHMRKLIAEWESFTQSVNEIVEEGLRP, from the coding sequence ATGAACATTCAATTTAAAAAGGGCGTGCTTGAAATATGCGTTCTTGTGCTTGCGACAAGGGGAGATCGATACGGCTATGAGCTGGCTGTTAAAATTTCCGAGAAGTTTGAAGTAGCTGTCGGAAGCGTATATCCATTACTAAGCAGATTGACACAGGACGGCTATTTCTCAACCTACTTGAAGGAATCAACTGAAGGCCCGCCTAGGAAATATTATCAATTAACAGCAGAGGGCTGGAGTCATATGCGCAAATTAATTGCAGAATGGGAAAGTTTCACGCAATCCGTAAATGAAATTGTAGAGGAAGGTTTAAGACCATGA